The sequence tcaagcttgaatttagaccatagtggtccttcaactcaaggacgagttgaaactatttcgatcggtTAATCTTTAGTGGAccttgtaatttgtgtcagcttccatcgaccataaatctttgtatatgtcaaattagagagcctactatgtgtcaaatgataggtcttcaagttagttttccaacgataccaattttgctaaaatccagcatccgagcaaaaagttatggcctttcaaagtagtaggcggcgcctatgtaaacataggcgatagcataggaggcgcctatgtaaacataggcgatagcataggcagcgcctatgtaaaggtttcaggtgacttaaacactccgtttttggggcaaaatggtccttttccacccttacttagccctaaacacgaaattcagttcccaaaaaccccaaaatacaccttcattcatcaaaattattcaagaactctctctagggtttcaaaataaaaaccaagtagttcaagattcaaccatgggttttcaaaacaaattgaagatttgaaatctccgcaacgtaggcttcaagaagaacCTATCATATTTGCGtatagaggtacgtgggattatttcaaaaatctcatgggatttaaaaattcatgttttcaaatggggttttgaaattacgaatatgattatgttttaaacattttatgatattgatttggcccttaggcctactcccaaagtgatttgctatatgaaatatgtatatgcatgtattttgaaaagatgttaacttgagagcatgaatgatatgaaatttcctctcttgatgtgaatttgttttaaatgttcatatgatgtaaattgtttgaaaacatcttaaaGAGCATaccatgaaatgttttgagaattgatatgattttgacttgaacacgagaaggttattcatgttgaatacaatggttgaatgagaagaatgatgtgatattaatGGATTGCAattcgggtatgatgataccctacagaaaaataatatgtgattgaattagatgaaatttgaatgcattgattttacatgagataagtggatgcccgaagaaggcgtttgagtggaagggctcatcgctggaaaccgtgtttgccgacacaggAATTTGGTACCAAGCTAAGTGATCTTAAGTACTTGACTTTACGTCATTCCCAAATTGagattataggtaggagcccgagataagtgatcttgggcactaccattgggtcgagacatcatgctgtgtgatcttgtatGTCTTCCCCTCACAtatactctaatctcgatggCAACcggggtttgacagttggtgtaaactatgtagggtattccacctaggtCAGCTgtatttcattgttattgaaaataattacattatgcccatgtgttttcaaatgatttgatatgaaacttctttataatggctctcaccgatattatgtaaaaaatattatacttctgttttgatttctctgcgtatcagtacttttgtattgacccctttccctcccaggttcggaggcacagtctagtgGTCCAGATAACCAATAAATTTCTTCCGATGgatcgcagaatcaagtggtgagccttctatattttggaaggcctgacgtctgctatttcatttatcatttattagttttaggtctgctgggggccttgtcccagttttcaaatagacattatttcagtcatgtagtagacaTTTCGtagacggttttagagatgtaGATTTAgcttgtgggacattattcctcattttcattttcatatgattcttaaCCATGTTTCCGTATATtatgtatcttccgcatttcttttttcatgaattatctgcatgattatcagatagataggggtgttttgggccttgaTGCTTCagaatgctcgtcatggccaggacCCTGGTTAGGgtcgtaacaaacttggtatcaaagcacgtttcatagtcccagggtgtctacaaaattgcatcgagtagagttttgtttatgggtgtgtagcgtgccacacttataagcagaaggctactaggagtttaggaatttctctttttctttatgttctagttcgtgcaatagagtcagagtgttcctctttcatactcaaattcgtgctatggtgtcgcccatacgaaagtaacaaTCATCCCAAAttttttccttactctgatgttctcagacccGTCACATTACTGGGGcgattcaagtacagaagtttagagtctaaatggtatggttcgtTCTAATCGAATTATATAAgatttttgcaaggacttgaTAAGAGTTCGTTAGTGCTTCAGAATGTGTTGGTTCTAGTGTAaaccttgattttgatgaaatcgtgcttttcagcctacAGTATTAAGagtattcagtccttttcaaaaatttatatggtagatgtcatgcttaaggaaatgatgtgtagcagaattattggaactgtatttccacccgaatagtagtatgagttaaagtgtcggtgtcatgacctattggtagtgagattagaccaagaaaccggtgatgtgaagtcacaaagttagaagtctgacttttgtgtaaataaatgttttagttgaataaccgatattTGAGggtgatttacccctttatagtgataaaccaATGTGGTAGCTAGCAGcgtgtgtggatggtatggtagtccatggaggaagtgttttactcagatttttatttatacagaataatatgtatattcttagaccattaaatattatgtgtccattttctatcccttgtaatatgtaatcttgttatcatggtgtttttgaaaaaaaaaaatttaagtctagtgaagccgtgtgaggcctattttgattcactagaaacttgttgtccaactttttgttcttgtgttggtttaatatatgtatagctgagtctgtttgcatgagattgagttggtaaagaggtgattcatccttgtgtgttagtttagtagaaggtagagaaggggttgttagtcagggtgatttgtcggttgcttgaagtatgaaaatggttGTATTAGCcattaagttataattatagactcatggttacTGGaaattgaaggtagtctaaagGTATGATTGAGTGAGTAAGTATAAGGTcagaaatccgtataagtagaaaagattgtatggaattataatataagattaaggttgatcatgtctattatgtgaccttacccccttgaccttcttttgttggtagttgtaaactagtactacttatgagaaggtatgtagcagattttgaagtatttgggatagaatgttccaatttgatggattagtatattatgttgccctcatcattggtggtagatgattgatgctagactattggATTGAAtctaatgtaggatgtggatgtaagaatagtggcatgagattaatgatgtatgtttgtgggaataaatattagtaggcttgatgtgttgaaatagtacgtggtaatgagttatgataaggaagaccgtaaggtcaaggtcgatcattgttgttatgaagttctagtgtgccagtgtttcttgatgtttatttcatggtttccaagtgagaatcatgcgtaaggttgggttgtaaaatcatttttagcactagatattaagtttgaacagttgaagttcataaaggtggatgtgatgatttcctgatcaatgatgttagttatatgaaggtgatctaataggcttgaacggtgtatgaaatagcttaagtttaaattgattcgtaatgaagtataatgttgtaggtatggtgtagaaGTATTCCAAGGTAATATGAGGTTGCggcatatttttctaagactattacataatttgtgtggctagtggtaccattgaattgttaagtggaaaaagactagttagatggtatatggtgatctaaatagccatgttaagtgttagaatctaagttcgagttttgaaggttgaaccgatagaaataagtgtgcaagcattatactatgactattggtggctatggaaagatagagtgtatcccagaaggtagtcattcgggttaagtctacgatatgcatgtattgtcattttttttctttcagaccctagagtgcagtaagtgtagttcagttagaatctggtaagggatctcctaaactctagatgatgactcaaagctaagggggagatgatagaacgaatgaccaagtaaggcactcaaattctagtagtgatgcagtatgatttagaacatcagaaagtgagggtgaatctcaacccattcctacctcagtattttttttcttagttattCAGATGCTTACTCATGCATTACGATCTAGTTCCGTGATCGTAGTTCATAATTcttgtatatgatagagagtcacgtactcttccagttccaagataatgagcTCTAGTTCATtgaagtagtcggaatcacaatccttatgttatgaactctagttgaggtcatgcaactcatgacgcatgtactcactctttatagtgtgctcagtcccgtataaaaatcTCTTCATGCTTCAGGGTCTTATGtcttaaccttttagtgaccctccctatgcaatgatagtggtgatgatgtaaatgttcttgttgatgaaagatcatagtatgcttgtttagataaggccataagtatgaattaagatttggggccaagtttttgatacatgtgatggttagtggaaaagtttgtgtgtgtatgtcttagggagttatattgataatagtttagaaactatgtgaagtatgtatttatgggtggttgccttgaagttaacatgtggttataaaataggcttgaatgacgttttggtattgtagtggaaggtcacaatatgcattagcgacttcatattaagagttcagagtagtcattgaagtggtaagtcaagttatgcttaggatgtgatctttaaaagaggtatagaaggtgACATcctatggtttagaataatagcgtggtgtagcatgttgtatttttatgacttagagttaggcttgatcgcggtgtaaggattaagcaattttagacattagtagaaaaatttgtcaatgctcatatgagaattttaagctgaattgaatggatatgatatttatagggaatagtatagttaagggatattcgagaactgtgctaagcttgaaagtaagaagttgtattgccaaaggtctggcAATTCCATcctgatttatgagttatatgtctatattccagactgcagagtagagTAAATTTTGTGATTTCCTCAATTGGATGTCtcgtgtaatccatacccaagattcgtggctccctattaaggctagaacttctttagagagagtattgaagagatactccagattgagtataagtttccagtatagtTCAGTTTATGTGGCCAGCaaatcagtttagcagtcagattcgcatgacttgttttctcgtctctttatttaatcatgctacccaaaaatctcagatatgttactattccaagatagagtatactagtattTGTGAGTATAGCTCAATTCATGCGTCATGTACTAGATTCAGAatccagatgttcagttatgattaaATTTGTAGCTGACACGGGCCTTGCACTTCtagttgaataaataaaaatgaatgatACACTACTTATTCACTGCACTAAGAAAATATATATGTTCAATAATACTTATCTagctttaaaaaattaacaaatagtttattttttaataatcaattttacTCTTATTCGCTTAATACTTTTCTTAAGACAATGGAGcgttggagtaactggtaaagttgctgccatgtgactaagaggtcgcgggttcaagccttggaaacagcctcttgcaaaaatgtaaggtaaggctgcgtacgatacactcCCGAACACCACGCATCAGTGGCAGAGTCAGAATTTTCGCTAAGGGGTTCATAAGTGAATATAAAAACTAAtcaaagggggttcaacatctaatatatagatataaaaaaataggggattcaacatctaatatatatacataaaaaatatttttaaccatatatatataatataattttctacCGAAGAGGGTTAGAATGAACCCTGACCTGCCACGCATGGCGGTAGCTTTAGTGCTGCGTATAGCTTTAGTACTGGAAACAATCtctggcagaaatgtaaggtaaatCTATATACAATACACTCCAAAACATcatgcatagcggtagctttagtgccgCTTTTTAATACTTTTCTTAAGATAtaatacattatttatttattaccttTGTAGTGTATGATATTTGAGTAAAAGGTGTCAACCTTTTCCCGTGTTGTACTACTTCACTTCACTAATAGGACGACTCCACTTGAGTTTCAGTAGTCCTTCAACTTTTGAGCAATGGCTGCCATCTCAGTTCCTCTCCTAGCCGTCCGATCACCTCTAAACAACCTCccatttccatcaatcttcaatcTCAACCGTCCATTTTCCAGTACTTCGCTCTCCTCCAATAACTTCCGTCATTTACAACTACTAGTCTGTTCTTCCACTACTTCTGACCAAGCCGTTACCGAAACAGCTTCTGGTTCTAGTTCTACCATCAATGTACAAAACGACGACGGTTTAGACACGACCCTTTTCGTTATTCGGGCCAAGAACCGAATTGGGCTTCTTCAAATTATTACCCGGGTGTTCAAAGTTCTCGGGCTTACAATTGAGAAGGCTATAGTTGAATTTGAAGGAGAGTTCTTTCTGAAGAAGTTTTTTGTTAGTGATTCTAATGGTAAGAAGATTGAGAAAGTGGAGCATTTGGAGAGGATACAGAAGGCGTTGTTGGAAGCAATTGATGgggatgatggtggtggtggtgaagGAGTTTCGCAGGCGGTTAGTGGGAGAGGCGTGATTGTGAGGAAAGGTGGGCTGATGATGGAATTTGGGGATAGGAAGGCGAAAGCGGAGAAGATGTTTAGGTTGATGGATGGGTTCTTGAAGAACGATTCGATTAGTTTACAGAAAGATATTCTTGATCATGTTGAGTTCACTGTTGCTAGatcaagatttaattttgatgattttgaagcTTACCAGGTATGTCCCGCACTCAAATTTGGCCTCACCTGACAGCTAAACAAGTTGAATATGCACATTCCGACACCTCAACTCGTCTCCATCGTGTCAGTTGAGCAATCAACTTACAAAATGATCATCTAGAGACCTCCAGAATGCCACGTCAGTAACCGGTGTCCACTAGACAGTAAGGACGAGTTGGGTGTTTAGTGTTGTTAGTTGAGACCAAGTTGAGGTGTCTGGATGTGCGTTCTCGGAGTTAGAGTGCTTAGCTGGCAAGTTAGAGTGCTTACTTGCCAGCTGAGGGCCAAGTTTGAATATTTGGTTGTGTATTATGCCTTTCATATTACCACTTAGTAGCTGTTAACGATGAAGTTATGGACAATGCAGGCATTAGCACATAGTGTCAGGGATCGGCTTATTGAGCGATGGCATGATACTCACCTGCACTTTAAGAAGAAAGATCCTAAGCGAATTTACTTCCTCTCCCTTGAATTTCTTATGGGTACTTGACATTCACATGCTCAGAACGTCATTTTCTTTTGTTGCATTTAATTGTGGCAAAGTTAGGCCTTTTCTATGCAAtcattcttagttttctttttggAATCTTTCGTCTTATTAAGTTTTTGTCTTTACTTGATCTGTCAGGTCGGTCTCTGACTAACAGTGTCATAAACCTTGGCATTCAGGACCAATATGCTGATGCCTTAACTCAGCTTGGATTTGACTTTGAAGTCTTGGCAGAGCAGGTTGGTGAAATCTCGATCCGCTATCTCTGATTCTCTAGCAATTTTTTGAGCCTGTAACATGTCACAAACTAATAAGTAATGAGTATGTTTAGCGGTTACTTTGGATTATATGAACTAATTTATGAATTAAGTTAAACTAGAAAATTTCTGAGTAACATTTAGAGGACATATAGGATAAATCTTGTATATGAAAATGCAATAATTTCAAATCCACAGCACAAATTTATTGATTGGCCTTGCTTTGTACAATTATTTTACAGTTTACCCTACATCCATAGGCGGTGTAAATTATTCTGCTAATCAATCTAATTTTGAAGAAACTTTATTTACAATTGATAGCAAATTCTTCTCAATCTTCATCTTACTCACATTTGGCTGTTCCATTGCTCCCCTAAATAAATTATCTGTGATGATTTTGTTTCTAACGTTCATTCATTTCAAGGAAGGAGATGCTGCCCTTGGTAATGGTGGCCTTGCTCGCCTTGCAGCTTGCCAAATGGATTCGCTAGCGACATTGGATTATCCAGCTTGGGGGTATGGTCCAGGCTCCTTTTTCTCGTTGTCTAAACATCAGTTTGGTTCTTATGTTGTTTGCTTCATCATGGACTTGGCTTTTGAATCTCCTCGCTTTTCCCAAACacactaaataataaaaacagtCAGAATAACTGGATCTCTGCCTTTTTTCTAACAACATCCTGTTTCATGGCTGCATTTTCATATTAGATAATAGCCACCCTTGTGATGATAAGATCAGAGTGTTCGTATagttcttttgttttcttttccttttataagTAGAGTTTTTGTATTTTTCCGAAACCAAATTATCTATTAGGGACCCTCCAGAATTTGGTGGGCTTCTTTTATGGAGTTCCCAATCTAAAATTGGAATTCTAGGATCTGAACCTAATGGTGTCTAGCTTTTCTTCTAGGATTTATCCTTTATCATCTTGAAGTTTTCTTAAAAAGGTCAATTGAGTTGGGAACCTACATCTCTTGATCTTCAGTTATGGATTACGCTATCAATATGGATTATTTCGTCAGATCATAGTGGATGGTTTTCAACACGAACAACCCGATTTTTGGTTGAATTTTGGGAATCCCTGGGAGATAGAGCGTGTTCATGTATCATATCCAGTGAAGGTTCGGAAGTATTCACTTTTCCATCTCTTTCAGTAATTTATCTAAATGAAACATGTTTTTATCTTCTTGTTTTAGGTCTTGGCCAGGTGCAGGTGGGGGTATTTGatattatcttcttcaatctTTTTAATTGATACTTATACTTGTTGCTGACTCGCAATGTGCTTTTTATGCTAGTTCTATGGGACTATTGAGGAGGAAGTTTTAAATGGAAAGAAATGTAAAATTTGGATACCTGGAGAATCAGTAAGTGCTTCTGTATTTTGTaagtttttcttttgttgagaaATTTAGACTTAATTGTCATGTCAAATTGCTAAGTGAGAAATATTATTCCTTGATATTCTCTGTATCTATTGCTTGTAGGTTGAAGCAGTGGCTTATGATAACCCAATACCTGGTTATGGCACGCGAAATGCCATCAACCTTCGATTGTGGGCTGCTAAACCTAGTGATCAATATGATATGGTAATTTTTTACCATGTTGTATAGTAATGTTTCTGACGATGTCCAGTGGGGATGCTGTAGAGGAGGCATCTATATACTTTTGAGGGACTTATCTTCTGTAttagtcattttcttttttcGTCAAATGTGAACTTACCTATCGTTGCACAAATCAGAGTTAGTTTCTTgagaataattcttattatgTTGTTTGACATCTCTCTACCTCTTAACTTCTACGTGGTCCCCATTTCATCACTTGCAGGAGTCCTACACCACCGGGGACTATATTAATGCTATTGTTAACAGACAGAAGGCTGAAACTATAAGTAATGTGTTGTACCCTGATGACCGTTCTTACCAGGTATATTCATTCCATATTATGTCTTGAGGAAGTTGATAAAATGTAGAGTTTCTTTTCCTTGGGAGGCTAGCCTCTGGGTTATGAACCTGCCCCATTCTATGTTGGATTTAAAGCAAAGTTACATAATCTTATTTTGAAGATATATCTAACAGCAATAACATACATCATGTTAGCAATTTGTAAAGTCATATGTTGGTCTTTGATTGACTAGTATGGTAAAATTCTTTTCAGTACCACCCAATTACTATCTCTCCAATAACATAcactccctccgtcccaatttatgtgaggTAATTTGACTCGGCGcggagtttaagaaagaaaaaaatagagacttttgaaacttgtggtctaaaataagtcatagatatttgtgtggctataaattatttcatcaagggtaaaatagacattttaaaGCTAAAAATATTACTAAAGGTAGAAATGTGTCATTCTTTTTGGGactgactaaaaaggaaagtgagtcatataaattgggacaggTGGAGTAACACACAATTTCagtataaataatataagaaattaaTGCTACATTACGTTGAAGACATTTCATACTATATCACTTGATATTTGGTATATTTTCTAATAACATTACAAAATTTTATGTCTAACACTGAGGTCGAATGCTGTAAGATCATAATGAAATGCCAATAAAGAAGATGCCATTGTAAATACAAAAAGCATGGAGTGAAAGAACCACATTGCTGAAATTTAACAAAATTAAGAAAGCTGAACTTGGAAATGGGAACATGAATTGcaaatttcaaattccaaatcACCATATGGGAGCTTATATTGAAACTTGAAGCTtgagaaacttttttttttgttataatggTGGTGTCTGAGCCCGCCTATGAGCTCCTCAACTAGCTCTCCAGGGTACCTGCTACCTCTTACTAGCAGGGGTACCGGTAAGTGGTAACTCTGGgtctctgtccaccaaggcttgAATAAGTGAGAAGAAAACCCCAAGTATTTTTTCCAGCTCTGGAATTTGAACCCTGAGGCTTCATGGTTTTTCaatccacttcattgaccactaggttcacacccttgggtgcaacTTGAAGCTTGAGAATGTACTCTTCATATGGGTTTCTTATGTATTCTCCAACCATTTTGAGCAATATATTCCTTAATTTCTTTGATGTTCTTTCTTCAGGGTAAGGAGCTGCGGTTGAAGCAACAATATTTCTTCGTTTCAGCATCACTACAAGACATAATAAGGAGGTTTAAGGATTTACATAGCAACTTTGATGAGTTTCCAGATAAGGTATTTACCTGACATTTTTGGGGCCTGTAATGTCTGGAGTTCCTTATAAGCTTGTAAAGTCATGCCATCCATAAAACAATGGGCTCAAGTCAGTGGACCTTGCTACAGGATGCACAAAAACCATGCGCTTATAGTTTGCTTATCATGTATAAACAAATACTTGTTTCTTCATTACACTACCGACAATTTTGGCCTGAAGGCATAGACTTAGCTAAGTTTGTCAATTcacttggttttgttttttttaagatgaAAAGGCATTGCATGAAGTATAAGCCTCAATTATCACGACATGATTCCTAAATAGTTGCATGTTTCACATTTGAATCCAAAACAAAGTCTATACAGTGCAAAAGATAGTGGTCAAGTGCCTATTGTAATCTCTCtatttagttttaatatatttggTTCTATTTTGCACTATTTAAGTTAATTCTCCTTTCAATTGAACTTAAAGACTCTAGGCATCTGGACTAGCTTGTTTTGAGGTACTCTTACTGATGAAATGTCATAAAAGAATTTCTACGTGGACCTCACTTAATCTTAGCTTGTCCTACACCAAATGTATTTTGAAGATGTCATTATTTATTGCATTCATACAGGAATTTAGGAtctcaaaaggaaaaggaaaaagtagGCCTTTTTTTCAGAGCCAAATTGTTGCTTTGCTAATTTATTCTTTTTGAGGTTTTCTTTTCAGGTTGCTCTTCAGATAAATGATACACATCCATCAATTTCCATTGCTGAGGTAATGAGAGTGCTTGTTGATGAAGAAAACTTGGACTGGAGTAAAGCATGGGGCATTGCTTGCAGTATTTTCTCAGTCACCATTCATGCAGTACAACCTGAAGGGCTGGAGAAAATCCCCGTGGATCTTTTGGGTAGTGTTCTTCCTCGGCATTTAGAGGTATGTTTCTTACAGAAGATTTTAAATTATCTCATAGTAGTGTTTCGTTTGTGCTTGAATTGGTTTTCTTTCAGCTATAAAGAGTGTCATCCTTTTTACACCAACGCTAGCTTGTTTTATGTGTTTGCCAATTAGGGAGTGATTGTCTTcaacttattttgttaaaaatctCGTCATCTGATTTAGTGATTCACATTTTGTTCCAGATTATATATGAGATAAACCATCGTCTCATGGAAGAGTTAAAAAAGAGTTTTGGTCAGGACTATGATAGACTTTCCCGAATGTCAATTGTTGAGGAAGGTGCTGTGAAGGTATAGAAGACAACATTTTGATTCCGCTTCTGTTTTAATTAATGCTTTCGGTGgtatatcaaatttgatgttttcCTGCTAATTAAACAGCAACagcatacccagtatattcccaccaagattttaaaaaataaaaataaatctgaCGTTTTTCAGCTGGACCAACCTGTAGCAGTGACATGTAGGTGGCCCAAAAACGTACAATTATAccaacaacaactactcaatcaGTTGGGGTCAGTTATATAACTTCAATCCGTCTTTGTCTGGCCAGCTCATAAAATCCTTGTCAACAATGTCGCTCCATATTATGTACCAATGATATACTAATACTGCAAATTTCCACATCCACACACTAGGATCAGTAGTTTTCTTGGAATTCTGGATGCTTGAGTTACATAACTCATTGTTTATGAAACTTAACAAAGAAGCGAGAGGGTGGGCAGGTGGGAGAGGGGTGAGAGAGGAATAGAGGCCAGATAGGAAAAAGGTTATTTGATggaaataaaagaaagtttatGATGTTCATGCTTGTTACTTCTCACTGTCAGCTTGATTTTATATGGCGCACATTCGTCTGACAATCCATGTTGCATTTGCATTATGCCATTTTCACTAGTCAAAACCAGGCCGAGTATCAGTTCCTTGTTTTTCTGCAATTGCCAATTTTGACTTTGCTCCCCTGGACAGAGTATTCGGATGGCAAACCTATCACTTGCATGTTGCCACACTGTGAATGGTGTTTCCAGAGTGCATCTAGAGACACTTAAAACACGAGTGTTTAAGGTAATTTTGATTCTGcactttttttaattcttctcttttGCCCAATATTTCATGAGAACTTGATTTAAATCCTGCAATAAATATGTCCATTTACCTTCACTAAATAAATGTCACTCTCTCTAGGGACTATTTCAGAGAGTGATTTGCCAAAATTTCTATCCAATTCACTGTATAGATTCTTTATAATGTCAAAAGAAATATTTAACCCCTTGGgatttcttcttgttcttatttACTCAGTTTATTTGCGAGATTGAAG comes from Capsicum annuum cultivar UCD-10X-F1 chromosome 2, UCD10Xv1.1, whole genome shotgun sequence and encodes:
- the LOC107859350 gene encoding glycogen phosphorylase 1; protein product: MAAISVPLLAVRSPLNNLPFPSIFNLNRPFSSTSLSSNNFRHLQLLVCSSTTSDQAVTETASGSSSTINVQNDDGLDTTLFVIRAKNRIGLLQIITRVFKVLGLTIEKAIVEFEGEFFLKKFFVSDSNGKKIEKVEHLERIQKALLEAIDGDDGGGGEGVSQAVSGRGVIVRKGGLMMEFGDRKAKAEKMFRLMDGFLKNDSISLQKDILDHVEFTVARSRFNFDDFEAYQALAHSVRDRLIERWHDTHLHFKKKDPKRIYFLSLEFLMGRSLTNSVINLGIQDQYADALTQLGFDFEVLAEQEGDAALGNGGLARLAACQMDSLATLDYPAWGYGLRYQYGLFRQIIVDGFQHEQPDFWLNFGNPWEIERVHVSYPVKFYGTIEEEVLNGKKCKIWIPGESVEAVAYDNPIPGYGTRNAINLRLWAAKPSDQYDMESYTTGDYINAIVNRQKAETISNVLYPDDRSYQGKELRLKQQYFFVSASLQDIIRRFKDLHSNFDEFPDKVALQINDTHPSISIAEVMRVLVDEENLDWSKAWGIACSIFSVTIHAVQPEGLEKIPVDLLGSVLPRHLEIIYEINHRLMEELKKSFGQDYDRLSRMSIVEEGAVKSIRMANLSLACCHTVNGVSRVHLETLKTRVFKDFYELWPQKFQCKTNGVTQRRWIVVSNPSLCSIISKWLGTEAWIRNIDLIAGLREYAKDPDLHTEWKNMKRVNKMRLAEYIETLTSVKVSLDAMFDVQIKRIHAYKRQLLNILGIIHRYDCIKNMDESDKRRVVPRVCIIGGKAAPGYEVAKKIIKLCHAVADKVNNDPDVGDLLKVVFIPDYNVSVAELVIPGSDLSQHLSTAGHEASGTGCMKFLMNGCLLLATADGSAVEIAEEIGAANMFLFGAKVDEVPALREKGTTLKGSLQFARVVRMVRDGYFGFKDYFKSLCDTVEDGGDFYLLGYDFARYLEAQAAADRAFVDQVKWTQMSILSTAGSGKFSSDRTIEEYAQQSWGIEPCKCPF